A part of Aegilops tauschii subsp. strangulata cultivar AL8/78 chromosome 2, Aet v6.0, whole genome shotgun sequence genomic DNA contains:
- the LOC123497072 gene encoding uncharacterized protein encodes MDSLREALQFCELGDLGFEGDIFTWRNHSKDLSSYICERLDRATANDRWREKFPDFTVVNGAPRHSDHRPVIVWTQGADRSWKGGDRGFRFEARWLQEEGCEDVIREAWEQSWGRRDGGVAHALREVAGKLRTWDREVVGAVEGRLKKAKAELERCMAARVSQEKIEEEARLRCVVDELEEKKNTMWKQRAHVWWLLDGDRNTRFYHTVASARKKRTVLRS; translated from the coding sequence ATGGACAGCCTCAGAGAAGCGCTACAATTCTGTGAGCTAGGCGATCTTGGGTTCGAGGGTGACATCTTCACTTGGAGGAATCACAGCAAGGATCTGAGCTCGTACATATGTGAGAGGCTTGATAGGGCAACCGCAAATGACAGGTGGCGAGAGAAGTTCCCAGATTTTACAGTTGTGAATGGTGCACCACGGCACTCGGACCACAGGCCGGTGATTGTGTGGACGCAAGGGGCGGATAGGAGCTGGAAAGGTGGAGACCGTGGATTCCGTTTTGAAGCCCGTTGGTTACAGGAGGAGGGATGTGAGGATGTAATCAGAGAAGCATGGGAGCAAAGCTGGGGAAGGAGAGACGGAGGGGTAGCGCATGCTTTAAGAGAAGTGGCTGGGAAGCTGCGGACTTGGGACAGAGAAGTGGTCGGGGCAGTGGAGGGCCGGCTGAAAAAAGCTAAAGCGGAGCTGGAACGGTGTATGGCGGCGAGAGTTTCGCAGGAAAAAATAGAGGAGGAAGCTAGACTTAGGTGTGTGGTGGATGAGctggaggagaagaagaacacGATGTGGAAGCAGAGAGCACATGTTTGGTGGCTGCTAGATGGAGATAGGAACACACGGTTCTATCATACTGTCGCTTCGGCGAGGAAAAAGCGAACCGTATTAAGGAGTTGA